From one Paenibacillus sp. FSL K6-1330 genomic stretch:
- a CDS encoding response regulator transcription factor — protein MSGKILIVEDEAKISRLLEIELESEGYQVTKADNGLDALEAYRSQDVDLILLDVMLPGLSGIELLRRIRAHDSHTAVLLLTAKSSVEDKVSGLDLGANDYITKPFQIEELLARIRAALRLQGKQEPEEQAAGEWLTAADLKLNEGTREVIRDGRRIDLTPREFDLLVYLLKNKRQVLNREQILAAVWGYDYYGDTNVVDVYIRYVRKKIDHDSTSELIHTVRGVGYVLKETP, from the coding sequence TTGAGCGGGAAGATACTAATTGTTGAGGATGAAGCGAAAATATCCCGTTTGCTTGAAATCGAGCTGGAGAGTGAAGGATATCAGGTCACCAAGGCGGATAACGGGCTGGATGCGCTGGAGGCATACCGCAGTCAGGACGTTGATTTAATTCTGCTGGATGTCATGCTCCCCGGTTTGAGCGGGATTGAGCTGCTGCGGCGGATTCGTGCCCATGATTCCCACACAGCCGTACTGCTGCTGACAGCCAAGAGTTCCGTTGAGGATAAAGTATCGGGGCTTGATCTTGGAGCCAATGATTATATCACGAAGCCGTTTCAGATCGAAGAGCTGCTGGCGCGGATTCGTGCTGCGCTGCGGCTCCAAGGCAAGCAGGAGCCGGAAGAGCAGGCGGCAGGGGAGTGGCTTACGGCAGCGGATTTGAAATTGAACGAAGGTACGCGGGAAGTCATTCGCGATGGCAGAAGGATCGATCTGACGCCGCGTGAATTTGACTTGCTCGTATACTTACTGAAGAATAAACGGCAGGTGCTGAACCGCGAGCAGATTCTCGCTGCCGTATGGGGATACGATTATTACGGCGACACCAACGTCGTCGATGTATATATACGTTATGTCCGCAAGAAAATCGATCATGACAGCACATCCGAGCTCATTCACACCGTCCGCGGTGTCGGCTATGTGTTGAAAGAGACCCCATGA
- a CDS encoding ThuA domain-containing protein — translation MDKRKALLLGSYTHPKFHPLQGIDKQMTHLLNDMFTVQCTENHKMLHESNLYPYELCIAYSDLWDERVSPRQTAGLLSYVSGGGGLLVIHNGVTLANRYELAQLIGARFDGHPPMEKLYFVPGETDHDITEGVEPFVLDEEPYRFIFSPFTEKTVLLHYEFEGKQWPAAWCHTYGIGRVVFLMPGHHEPSFLQPQLRLMITQAAKWAARVPG, via the coding sequence ATGGATAAAAGAAAAGCATTGCTGCTTGGCAGCTATACCCACCCGAAGTTTCATCCGCTGCAAGGCATCGATAAACAAATGACACACTTGCTGAACGACATGTTCACCGTGCAGTGCACGGAAAATCATAAAATGCTGCATGAAAGCAATCTCTACCCTTACGAGCTCTGCATCGCCTACAGCGACCTATGGGACGAGCGCGTTTCGCCCCGGCAGACCGCAGGTCTGCTGTCCTATGTAAGCGGAGGCGGCGGCTTGCTTGTGATTCATAACGGCGTTACGCTGGCCAATCGTTATGAGCTGGCGCAGCTGATCGGCGCCCGTTTTGACGGACACCCGCCTATGGAGAAGCTGTACTTCGTTCCGGGGGAGACCGATCATGATATTACGGAAGGCGTGGAGCCTTTTGTGCTGGATGAGGAGCCTTATCGGTTCATATTCAGTCCGTTTACGGAAAAAACCGTGCTGCTGCATTATGAATTCGAAGGCAAGCAGTGGCCTGCTGCCTGGTGCCATACGTATGGCATCGGACGCGTTGTCTTCTTGATGCCGGGTCATCACGAGCCGTCCTTTCTCCAACCTCAGCTGCGTTTAATGATTACGCAAGCGGCCAAGTGGGCTGCACGCGTTCCGGGTTAA
- a CDS encoding HAMP domain-containing sensor histidine kinase, whose amino-acid sequence MKLSSKIHLYSSVLMAAILIVMNLSVYYVFSKMTVDSQLEQAEAEDSRISREMAKAADTIPVGELLRSYVPLDGKIQLLGPNERYPSTWVTSSGEDMDELKLPYDTKRQVKVVEYENIRYTMVSLPLIWRDGVVVNIQVARSLAATMETLQVLRIVLVAVTAIALVPVIISTRILGRLIVQPITALIQTMREIRQSGRFRRIELKEKSKDELVEMGAAFNDMITLLESNHARQEQFVSNASHELKTPLTIIESYASLLKRRGLDRPELFMESVEAIHSEAIRMKELTEQLLLLARNQDQWQVEMEQVDLVTLSESSARAFRDAYNRTVEVEADGEVLGWTDSRRLKQLLFILLDNARKYSDEHIVIQVGRKPAEVYIRVIDRGIGIAKDELEHVFDRFYRVDEARTRRGGGAGLGLSLAKDIAEAISASIELDSLPGVGTTATIRLQATK is encoded by the coding sequence ATGAAGCTGAGCAGTAAAATCCACCTCTATTCATCGGTGCTGATGGCGGCCATTCTGATTGTCATGAACTTATCCGTATACTATGTGTTCAGCAAAATGACGGTGGACAGCCAGCTGGAGCAAGCGGAAGCCGAGGACTCCAGAATATCGAGGGAAATGGCCAAGGCTGCGGATACGATCCCGGTGGGCGAATTGCTTCGGAGCTATGTGCCGCTGGACGGGAAGATCCAATTGCTCGGACCCAATGAACGGTATCCATCTACTTGGGTGACTTCCTCCGGGGAGGATATGGATGAGCTCAAGCTGCCTTACGATACGAAGAGGCAGGTGAAGGTCGTCGAGTATGAAAATATCCGGTACACGATGGTTTCCCTGCCCCTCATCTGGAGAGACGGGGTCGTGGTCAATATCCAGGTCGCCCGCAGTCTTGCCGCTACGATGGAGACGCTCCAAGTGCTGCGAATCGTGCTGGTCGCCGTAACCGCAATTGCCTTAGTTCCGGTCATCATCTCGACGCGGATATTGGGGCGTTTAATCGTGCAGCCGATTACGGCTTTGATCCAAACGATGCGGGAGATCCGGCAAAGCGGGCGGTTTCGGCGAATCGAGCTGAAGGAGAAGTCGAAGGATGAATTGGTGGAGATGGGGGCTGCATTCAACGATATGATTACGCTGCTGGAGAGCAATCATGCAAGGCAGGAGCAATTCGTGTCCAATGCTTCCCATGAGTTAAAGACACCGCTCACCATCATCGAGAGTTACGCCAGTTTGTTGAAGCGGCGAGGTCTGGACCGGCCCGAGCTATTCATGGAATCCGTTGAAGCGATCCATTCGGAAGCGATCCGGATGAAGGAGCTGACGGAGCAGCTGCTGCTGCTTGCCCGCAATCAGGATCAATGGCAGGTCGAAATGGAGCAGGTGGATCTGGTGACATTATCGGAGTCTTCCGCGCGCGCATTTCGCGATGCCTATAACCGCACGGTGGAGGTTGAAGCCGATGGCGAGGTTCTCGGCTGGACGGACAGCCGCAGGCTGAAGCAGCTCTTGTTCATTCTGCTGGATAATGCGCGCAAATACAGCGATGAGCATATCGTCATCCAGGTCGGCAGGAAGCCAGCGGAAGTTTATATCCGGGTCATCGACCGCGGAATCGGCATTGCCAAAGATGAGCTGGAGCACGTCTTCGACCGTTTCTACCGGGTGGACGAGGCTCGTACCCGCCGGGGTGGGGGCGCCGGCCTTGGTCTGTCCTTGGCAAAGGATATCGCAGAGGCCATCTCGGCTTCGATAGAGCTGGATAGCCTGCCAGGTGTGGGTACAACCGCCACGATTCGGCTTCAAGCAACGAAATAA
- a CDS encoding uroporphyrinogen-III synthase: MAQHMKDRIVALAGPRKAADMAKLVEKMGGTALLRPAQGTVFLDDEVLRRSIEAWLKAPAPWAIFTTGIGLEAIYDTAEQMGLLDTLNETLQSTSIAARGYKTANALKKRGLAPVVRDDDGSTSGLIRSLEPHDLSDKRVILQLHGESAPKLVDWLESRGAVVEQILPYKHIPPLEEDVSQLVDEIVDGKVHAVAFTSAPQFRFLADYARAHGKLEAVLEAFRGPVVAAAVGKVTAQGLREEGIERMVVPEEERMGSMMVALGRYFAQNQE; the protein is encoded by the coding sequence ATGGCACAGCATATGAAAGATCGGATCGTCGCTTTAGCTGGTCCGCGCAAGGCAGCAGACATGGCCAAGCTGGTGGAGAAGATGGGTGGCACCGCGCTGCTTCGTCCGGCCCAGGGAACCGTATTTTTGGATGATGAAGTACTGCGCCGTTCGATCGAAGCTTGGCTCAAGGCGCCTGCACCGTGGGCGATATTTACGACGGGAATCGGCCTGGAGGCCATTTATGATACAGCAGAACAGATGGGCCTTTTGGATACATTGAATGAAACGCTGCAGAGCACCTCGATTGCGGCAAGAGGGTACAAAACGGCCAATGCGCTGAAAAAGCGCGGGCTGGCACCGGTCGTCAGAGATGATGACGGCAGTACGTCGGGGCTGATCCGGTCTTTGGAGCCGCATGACCTATCGGACAAGCGTGTCATTCTTCAGCTGCATGGCGAGTCTGCTCCGAAGCTGGTGGATTGGCTGGAAAGTCGTGGGGCGGTAGTAGAGCAGATCCTGCCTTATAAGCACATTCCGCCGCTGGAGGAGGATGTTTCGCAACTCGTTGATGAAATTGTGGACGGCAAGGTTCACGCGGTTGCTTTTACAAGCGCGCCCCAGTTTCGTTTTCTTGCGGATTATGCACGTGCCCATGGCAAGCTGGAGGCTGTGCTGGAGGCGTTCCGCGGACCGGTCGTGGCAGCGGCTGTCGGCAAGGTTACGGCTCAGGGGCTTCGCGAGGAAGGCATTGAACGCATGGTGGTTCCCGAGGAAGAGCGAATGGGCAGCATGATGGTGGCGCTTGGCCGCTACTTTGCTCAAAACCAAGAATAA